The Erigeron canadensis isolate Cc75 chromosome 1, C_canadensis_v1, whole genome shotgun sequence genome segment tatttaatgatataattatggaaactaatattttttttaattttatatcatttttcatctttaaaatcaacttttgacttcttttttttaaaataaaattttcattttaatcggTACGATACATAGATTGacataacttttcaataattaGTCAACGATTTTTGAGTTAATGAagatctagaaaaaaaaaataataccaaatcgATAATAAGCTATCAAAATTATGTAACAAAAAAATGGTTGTATGAAAATCGTAAAAATATTATGCGTAACTTTAAGTTACATTAGCACAACATGTGatgtatagattgataattaaattagttaGTAAACTTTGTAAATAACTAATTTATTGAAGCAAAACATTAAAGCTCAAGTACAATGACAATACAGACATATTTGGATGCATGAAAGACATCCAATCAAACAGAAACATTACTTAGCGAGAACTCTAATACATGATGTCTCAATTTCCAACCGGCTGGTCACCATTAACCGAAATCTCAACGACCATCAATCTAACTTCACGCTCTTTTAGTGGCTCAATTTTTACccaatttaacatgtcattaattatatatattcctcgcgtattacgcggggtTATAATCTAGTTGATCCTCAAAACTAatgtaaaatttcaaaaaattaaatagcTTATGAAAAGGTGTTAAATATAGGTTATTCCACCGACTATTTATAGAACAAAatccaaaacataaacaaagtcATTATATGTatcaaatttcataaaatttgCAAAAGGTACAATTATACTAGATATATTAAGCATTCATATACTAATctatcaaaaatccaaattcaaacaacatatatgaatttaaacatatgaagaaaaaagaaaacatacaaaaattaactcaatataaatattcatttcagtttactctttttttttccaattttagTTAACTAAAAAATTtgcagtttgttatatctaaacttaatacaaacacaaacaacaattttagaccAAAAGATTTAGAGTTAAGctcaacaaaaagagaaacaaaaagtgtacaaatacataatttgaaaaatacataccaatttatcaacaaagaccatctcgaacgttttaaCTTTCTTCAGGTTGTTCCACTatgaaacagtccatacatgcacaatatggagtcgtagatgatggttaacatgtgttggcttaagatcttcaagatgaaatAATGTTGTCTTATTTTTAGTTGTTGAAGAAGTCATAGCcataataaacatataatggacaacaaaataaattataagtGATAGAATAATACCAGTCTCATTAATAATACcaataacataataaatatgaacaaaaaatatatataagtatggAACCTTTTGTAGTCATCATAGCTCTTTTTTgttgtaggtttttttttagtttaaaatatatgaaggttttttttaagtataCATATGTAGATAATAATCTTTGAAagacttttaaaatattaaaagcaAAATTTTACACAACTTTTTGTGATACTTCTTGTTGCCACTTTTGCATGATAACATCTTCTTGCTCTATCACTTCTTTCATTAACAAAGGTGGCACATTACCTTACCATTAGAAACAACTTGCTATACAAAAAGAAACtgcaaaataaaacatgttaCAGTAAAAGGCCAAAGTTATTCAATTTATTCAAAAGTTTATAGGAGCATGACCAAATTACCAAAATAATGTAGTGTGTATCCATTCATTGTGATATTTatcaataattaaaaaggaagttGGCAGTCCTTTATGCACAAAATAGTAACCACTCTTATGATCAGGAAAGGAAAGGACATGATGCATACTTGTTGCTGCTGGTAGAAGTAACTTTAAAGTGTCAATGGTTTTAATCACCGGTGCAATTATATCTTTAAAGAGTTTGTACGTCACCTTATAAGCTATGAACGTATTATCAAACAAACCTTCGAGAGATTTTGCGACGATCTTGTTTCTCAATATGGGAAACATTTGAACTATCTACCTGGAAAACCAtgttttgatataatatatgtacCCTTTCAACAATGACAATTGACGATTCTTGAAAGATAGAAACGTCTTTGTCAAGTCATTCACCTCAATGCACATATTAGACATTTTTGGGCTGTTAGACTTTCGAAACACCATTATCTTGTTTATTCAAGTAGGGATGGACATTAATAAGATATAAATTTCTATACAATTGAGCGAAACAGAATACACAAGGGTAATTTGCCACTTACCTGCCATAGCATAAAATCTCGTAGATAGTTAATGTAGTAAATATATTGATAATCTAAAATATTATAGCAATCAAATTTGTTGAATGAAGCTCTTTATGAGGTTGTAAACCTACCTCAAACTCCTATAATGCTGGCTTCCATTATTTCCGCCTCCTATTTGTACAATTAATCTCTATAGCAATATAATCATGATGAATGAAAGAGTACAAACATTAGTCCGATTCACGTAGTTAGTTTGCGTATCATGATATATAATCAAGTTACATACTTTTCTTTAATAAGATCAACATACATaaattattgttataaaattcaaaatattatataacaaaaacagaaattaaaaaagagaagaaaaagtaGCAGCTACTATATATGAATTGAGGAGAAGAATATGAATCAAACTTTTGGCAAGGATTCATAATCACTTAAAGAATAGTCGtaaggtcttttttttttttttaagaatatgtgagggtttgagagagttttaaggataaaaaaatttgtttttttttattttttttattaatttttagttCGGCCCATAGcaaagttttaaattaaaaaaatatagaaaagacAAGGATTAATGAGAagagagtattaggctaaaagagggggattaggggtgccaagtgtaccctcaaccccctcttttagttatattattactagtgttcagacccgtccaatggacgagtagtctcaaaatatattaatcaaagctataaaaaatattatatagatataccaaaatcaacttgaaaatttgctagctgaatagtcaCCCCATCGgaatactccaaaaattatccacccaaagaagaaacatacgataaaaaactccatataaatattgatttcagtttaccccttttttttcaaatttagttaaataaaaaatttaccgtttcttatattctaaaagtgtaaactaaaaaagtataattaattatttttaaattgggttaaagtgtaaattggtgatgaaaaatcaaaaagtgtaagttaaatattttaaattgggttaaagtgtaacttgatgatgaaaaaccaaaaagtgtaaattaattgttttaggttgaggttaaagtgtaaatttgtgatggaaaaccaaaaaatgtaaattaatttagattaatattaaaaaattagaggattaataaggagagaggATTATACTCAAGGaggtggattaggggtgccaagtgtacccccaaccccctcttttagttatattatagatagattaagataatataatcgtaaaagtatagataataatcatcacatcaattttatttattttttgaacttcTACATATACCCATTATTATTCCaaacacatcatcatcattcgTCAATAacgaaaacaataataataataataataataataataacaataataataacaataataataataacagaaACTACAATCATGGTGGGAGGTCTCATTGTTTCGGTAGTGGTTATTATACTTAGGTAGGAGGGAGTGGGAGTCGGGTACTCATCGGGTAGCCCATACCCGATCGGCTACACCATGGAGGGTGTTCGAGTAAGGGTCGGTTAAGGCCCGATCGGGTAGTAATTCGAGTATTGAAACCGAGTTTGGGTAAGAAGTTTTGAACGTTGGAAGCTAGTGGGTCCCCcccctaaaatatttttttaatcaacttttCTACCTTTTCACCCATAAAAACCTCATTCTTCTTCCAATTTTTACACCacaactttcattttcacccaatttcCATTTACTCCACAACTTCCTTTCAACCAATCACTACAATGGACCTTCGTGATTGTAAAATGGCTATCCAAACTCACCTAAATCACGACTCCAAACACCTCTCAGATGTGAATAATGTCATTCAGGGCGTTTCTGAGAACAAAGCGGCTTACGAAGCCGTAATCAACCGACTTACTGCCCCGGGTTATGCACGTAACATCGCGGAGAATGAGCATCTTGTATATCTTCGACAGAAGATTGACTGgctgaatcaagttatttttcagTTAAACGCCGTTTCTTCAACATTGACCCGGACGCTAGACCACGGGGTATTCTGGCAAGCCAATGTGGGTGGTGGTCAGGATGTACCTTACTACTCTGACCTAGGGAAGGAGTACGTTTCTCCTCTACCAGGCGCGGCCGCCGAGTCTCTTAAGCGCTACCGCTACATTCAACGCAATGACAGTGGCAGCACTGTTGACTCGGATTATTCCGAGGCttagtttaagttttatttaagtattttagttttatttaagtgttttagttttatttaagtgttttttagtcgtatttaatcattttccatattatgTATTGTggtttttagtttaatgaaattatgttttatatttatatggttttaattatatgtattaaaattaaatgaaaaagaaaatgaaattgggtAAGAATTTGGTATGTATTGCCAGTGATTTGGGTAAAAATTGGGTAAAATTTGGTAGTTGTGAGTTGGAGAGTTTTGATTGGAGGATGAATTGGGTAAGAATTGGGTAACTTTTTTGTACTCCTTCCACCCTTACTACCATAATAGTTAAGTTATTCTCAAGAGACAACAGTAATAGCATCGGTGGTGCTGGCGGTTTACGCCCACTTGTACAGATTATTATTCCAAATACATCCATTGGGTCATGGAAGTACGATGTGTTTATTCGTTTTAGAGGTGAAGATACCCGCAAGACCTTTGTTGACCATCTCTACTCTGCTTTTCAACAACATGGAATCCTTACGTACAAGGATGATGTAACACTTGATCGAGGTGATACCATCAGCCCATCTCTCTTGAAAGCTATAGAAACATCCAAGATTTTGGTGATCATATTTTCTGAAAACTATGCCGACTCTTCATGGTGTTTGGATGAGCTTTCACATATTGTGAAATGCAGGGATAATGAGGCAGGGTAACTTGTATTGCCCATTTTCTATCACGTGGATCCCTCTGATGTCAGGAAACAAAAGGGGAAATACGGAGAAGCATTTGCCAAACATGAACAGTCAGAAAACAGCAAAAGCAAAGTTGAATCTTGGAGAAAAGCACTCGTTGATGCAAGTAATATTGCTGGATGGGAACCCAAACATGTTGCTAATGGGTAATCTTTTCTTCATTAATTGTGTTTGcgtaaaacatatatacatctgATATATGATTATgaatgtaaaattatatttcCAATGTTTAGGCATGAAGCAAGATGTATCCAAGAGATTGTTGGTTCCATTTTAGATAAATTGTCATGATCGGATTCAACAGTTGAGGATGAAAACCTAGTTGGAATGGAATATCGATTGGAGCAGCTAAAATTGCAGCTAAAAATTGGGTTAGGTGGTGTGCGAATGGTTGGGATATGGGGGCTTGGAGGTGGTGGTAAGACCACTCTTGCTACTACTTTTTACAAGAAATTTTCTCTTAATTATGATGGTTGTTGCTTTCTCGAAAATATATGGGAAGAAACCCAAAATCATGGTTTAAAACGTTTGCAAGCAAAAATTCTCTCAACTATTTTTGGCAAAAAAATGCAAGTTGGGAGTGTTGAATTAGGAAAAGACAAGATTAAACAAATGTTATGCAATAGAAAAGTACTGATTATTCTTGATGATGTCGATCATCTTGACCAACTCAAGGCGTTTGCTGGATGTCGTAAATGGTTTGGTGATGGAAGCCGCCTAATAATTACAACTAGGGATCAACATTTGCTGACATTTATAGACGAGACTGAGGTCTCGCCTCTCAGTTTATTGTCACATGAAGAAGCTGTAAGTCTCTTTAACAAGCGTGCATATAATGCGAAAACCCTATACAAGATTATGAAGTGCTTTTGTTGGAAAGATTAGCCCTCGTGTGTActttataaagttattttataaacgCAACGGAAGACTGAAAATACaaacatgtattatttttaaaatttgcacACGATTAATATTTTCGCCAGGATCTAATTACACCATGAAAGTTTTCATAATAGATAGACTAAAAATTATACCTTTCAAGGAGGTAAAATCTTGTGTGAAAAACAATATTCAATAGTATGAATATCTCTACGGTTGATCCACACTAACACCTCAAACAATACCCAAAGGCTGCTAGACCTTAATCACCAAATACCAAAACTAAATAACCAAACTATTTTGGTATTCTTGTCCAAACACCTCCTTTTATACTTGAGTTTGGCCAGGATTTGGAAATCGAATCTTACAAGAAAGATCAAGGAAATTTCATATTAGATTTCATGGTGATTTCCCATATACAACTTGAGGATAACGAATCTTCCAAAGATTTCATATCTtcaaaaatttgtttatattgatgatttaatatatgtatacaatatacatatatccgGGTATCTAAGTGTTTATTGTGTGTGACCCCCTAGGCTCCTGTGTAAGCCGCAGTATAATTTTGTGTTATGACATACACACTAATACAACAAACTCCCACTTGTGTATGGCATAACATCTAGTAAATTACAAAGACAATGATTGGTGTCTAGCAACACGTCATTGCCCCCGAAAACACACGAGTGTTTGTTTCAGTCGAAAGAACgatcattattaaaaaataatgatataatgaTTAATTGTCTATTGTCCCTTTATTTCGGATACCATGTTGACATGAGACATGGATCCGGTCATTCTCATTAGTCAACCAAATATGTTTCTCGATATAGAAAAGTTGAATGCGATCACCAAGTTAGATTTGATCAACAATCAATATAGCTTGGACACGGCCGTGTAAATATCCCTTCATTTTCATCGAGGGGCCCAGTGGTATCATACTCTCGTAGAGGAATAAATTCTATCTTGATTTTATGGGTACATCATGCACTTCACATCATACCCAATGATGGCCTTTATAACTACCTTATTTAGGATAACGTTTAACCATATCAAAGCATAACATGTCGTATATTCAGCAACTAACATAAAAATCTCAGGTCTAAGGACATAAAGACATAATCACTTCGAGATTCACTATTTACGTCGATCCATGTAGTGACATCTCGTGATTGGGTCATTccaatattcatcaacaatgaaTACATGTGAATTTTGGCCTCATCAAGTTAACTATTTACCATCAGTGAATAAAGCCAAAACTTCACATTAGTCTTAATTCATGTTACTCCCATAACATGACCGACTATGAAGATTTTGAGTAATCAACAATTATTCATGGATTAAACATGCTAATATAAAACACAGTAATATAAATGAAAACGACCATACCAAGTATatcaattcattaaaataaaactgcttattattttaaaatatccaaATACTAAATCACAATTGAAAAAGATCAGTAGCATAGCGAAGTCCAATACTACTAGCATGATCATCATGCTTGTTTGGTTACGGCCGAAACCAATAATaacaaagggtttcgggttttgtttggttcgagTATTTGGGTATtgacaaagggttgttcggttcgtgatcaagtactagcatacatacattccaacgttgtgtgtgcaatcgtagagaggtttaatttaaAACTTCTTATAAatgtttcttgctttattctctccaatttaaggtataCGTTTTctctcttggttaattaattaactacatagattttatattccactgcgtgctttgtgatttgatttcataatagttatataacccaacagtgatATGACTTGAGACGTTAGATATCTAATTGATTGATCATGATACGTGTTATGTGACGTTTATATGTGACGGTTATATGTGACGTTTATGATTGTGACGTATgacgtatatgtatatatataatatatatattatgtattgaCGTCacggtggattgacgaatccacacccggtATGATCTTGGCCACTCTATTATGATGTTATACTTGTGACGTATgacgtatattatatattattatttattgacGTGGCGGTGGATTGACGAATTCACACCCGGCATGATCATACTCGGGAAAGGGTCTTTGAACCCATATTATGACGTTTATTGTATTGTCTTGTATTGACGTgacgtgattaggtattctaatcctcaTTTATCGATAACGGTTGATATCCTGACACTTGATTTTTGTCacaaaaacctacgaactcaccaactttatgttgacacattttagtacacttttcaggtgaacaggtgaaccaaagacgtattggatgattgCTTGATTGTTTGCATACTAGGATTGAACTTAGACTATTCATGGATCTGTGATTCATAGTTCCcgtttatgggttatgcttaggatcatttaccatcttttgaactattattttgtaaacatTTGATGGgtgtgctccttgtgcattattCTTGATATTTGTATTGGAATGATTTGTATGGATTGTCTAATCCTTTTAATGCATTTAgacttgtctctacttaattttcatGTCATGCTATGTTTAGTATGTAACCCTCGTGATTCCGCCTTGATAGGGTGTTACAAAagtaatgaaaaaatatataatcctGTGTATGTATGTCAATAACCGAGCTTTTATAGAAACAAACACAAAAAGGCTTGATATTATAGAGATGATACTAACTTATGACATACATGTTCCTCTCCCAAATAAGCTCCAACATCGGATCTTTATCGCTTGCAACATGCCACCAATTATGTAAGACCCAAACTGTTACACTCGCATTGCAATTCCTAGGTGTTACATCGTTAGCATAGTTAAGTTGTCACACTCTTTATCTTATCTTGAATACATGAAAACAGACGTAAACGGAACATTATAATGTAATAACTTATGAACTGAGTAATATGCTTTTACCAAAAGATTACATTTGGAGGATTGGCTTTACGAATAAACCTAGGATTATAATGTAGTAACTTGTAAGCGAAAAGAAGCCAATTGAACAATCTGTTTTCACGAATTATTtgtaaaacaaattattaagtaaacaaTAACATGTTTACCTATTATAAAAACAACAATCACCTATTTTTTAACACAAGataattatttttcatgatATAACTAAACAATGTACATCTTTAGTTATACAATTGATTTTAAGTTTGCATGATACAACCCAATTCAATTAAAAACAGcaatataataaaagaatacGGATAGACCCGATCGATTAACACCATTCtcgattaaaaaaataaataaataaaataatcaattaaaaatatacCATGTAGATGTAAAATCGAGATTGGGAAATAGCAATAGATAAAGAAATGATGTATAAATAAactagggattagtttcctagaatgtaactatctttgaccgaatgtctatagtaggaaaaaattaaaattgtgtattgtatgtaagtaacttgaaaaaatgtttattgtatgtaagaaaacatacgtggcaaccatatacaggtgccacttgtcagattttaattggttgaaacgaaattcttacatacaataaacattatttcaaagttgtttacatacgaTACACACacctttagttatttcctacaatagacatttgttcaaagttcttacattcgaggaaactaatcccaaTAAACTAACCTCATCttttggatttttcatagtgattgaataattttgataaaagtcatcaaaattaaAACCCCCAGATCTAAAAAATTAAAGGGATTTGAAATTATCTATTGTTATTCATAATTACAGACATTGATCGATTTGAATTAAGAGTTGATTTTTTTCCTTTATAGGTATTGCAATTTAAAAGAAAGCTCATTGAATTGTTAATTagtgtggatttaaaaaaacaaataaaatgcaAGGTAGTTCAAGTGGCAATTCAAGCTACATGATATAATGGTAGTTGTAGGTTCAAGGCTCGACtttgacatttttttattagggaaaatatcatatatgccaCTATTAAGCTCTTAAATATCACATTTAGAcaattaatttttgaaatatcATAAAAGCCATtatcaagatttaaatatatcataattatccaaatagttaaatttaatcaatttaaaacattaaaactcttaaaattattaaattacatttATAAATTACAATTATAACCTTTCTCATTTAACCCACAATTATTTAGCCCCATTTTACGATCTACATAACAAATAGGGAATCCCTAATTACATAACGCAGAGATCACAATTCGCGCCTCAAATTCCCGCCCTTTTTCTTCCCTAAATATCGATCAAATAGTTGGATGAATATCTATTTATTTGTCAGAAGCCCTACTCTTGATCATACTAAGCCAGTACCTGTCTTCTCTGAAGATCAATTTTATTtggtaagttatatatatatatatatatatagttatgttgTTGTTAAAGATGGATTCCCAAATTTGATTCATACTACAATTGATAATATTGATACTTTAATTTTGACAAATAATTTCTTTATAGCTACTTTATTTGATGAGATTGTGTTGATATGGTTTTGGTAAAAAAACAGAGACGTCATGTATGCTGTAAGGATGGGTTGATAATTGTACAAACATTTATATGTTtgactaggcacattcatgTTTTTACAGTACTAAATTTTCATGTTTGTTATTATGTCCATTATTGAGTTGAGTTTTTGCATCAACCATGACTGTCAGTCTAGCATTGGTAgattgtttttgattttgatttgaatttaGAGTAATGTCATTCTTTGTATAAAGGGTAAAATGTCATAAAAAAGAACATTTTTGGCTTGGTTTTATGTGTGTAAAGACACTACAAGATTAACCATTGTACTTTGTATTGTATTGCAGAAAGTTGTAATACCGAATAACATTGAAAATGAATAATGATGTAGATATGGCTGAATCGTATAAGCCAAGATGGGAAAATATGGCCGAATCACCGATAATTGAGTATGTTTTTATGATTTCTTTGAAcatcatttgtttgtttattgcTGATTTATAACACTATTAATGTATAATTCTTATATTCAGGCAAGTACCATCTAAGTATAAGCTCAAACTAAAATATGGAGGCTATTTTAGGCCAGCCAAGAACTCATGTAggaaaatatattgttttggctCTCAAAAATGTATCTGTATTGACACATGCTCATACAACTTGAATCAACTACAAGATGAAATTAGCAGACTTTATATATCCAAGAGCAACCCCGTCTTCTCAACTGTTTTTGTTGACAAGAATGCCACACGACAATCTTTTATTGATCTTATTCCGATGACAACTTCATGGTTATGCTTAGCATGTACGAGAAAGAGAAAGAAGTAACCATTTATGTGACAACAGATAACAGCAGTAGGACAATTGAATTACAAAAGAGGTACATACACTGTTTTTACGTTTAAGGACAACTATATTCAAGTCACTAACAAAGTAATTTTTTTGTACAGTGCTCAGGATAAAGTTGTTGAAACAAATGATGAGGATGAATCAGATTATTGTCCAAGCGAAGAGAGTTATCACAACCATCTTAGTTCTGACGGTGAAGGTGCGATGTTGAATTATGAAGGCGAAACGAACTCATTTAACCAGAAATGTCCAACGATTAAAGTGAACTCTAAGTTTACAAACGCAGTTGCTTTCAAAAGAGCTTTGAACCATCATGCAATCACAAATGAGTACGATTACTTTATAGTGAAAAGTGATCCAACACGCTTCATTGCAAGATGTAGAAACATGGAGTGCGACTGGAGAATACATGCTTCTACCATGCAAGATGAAATTACTTTTGAAGTaagtatataacttttttaaaacttaCAGCTTAAATGCTTGTTATgctaatacaaaaaaaaaaaaaaaacatattatgtaGGTGAAAACAATGGTAGAAGCTCATTCTTGTACTCGAAGCAACAAAGGCGGTAATAACCGTGCCACACAAGGATGGGTTGCTGGTATAGTTCCAGACAAGTTAAAATGAGATGGGGATGTCACTCCTGCAGAACTTAGGAAatggattttgaaaatttacaaTGTGGATGTACCATATTTGAAAGTCTTTAGAGGGAAGGAACAAGCTTACACTGATATATATGGTAAGTGGGAAGATTCATTCATTAAGATGGATGATTTCAAAGCGGAACTACTAAATAAGAACCTGGGAAGTGTTGTTGAGATTGACTTTGAGAAAAAAGGTGACAAGAAACACTTCAAGAGGTTTTTTATATCATTAGCAGCTTGCTCTAAAGGGTTTCTAGCTGGTTGTCGTCCTTATATTGGTCTTGATGCATGTCATCTTAAAGGGAAGTATAATGGGGTACTAGCTGCTGCCACGGGAATTGATGGTAATAATTCAATATTTCCAATTGCCTATAGTGTGCTTGAATCAGAGAATACTGCATCGTGGACATGGTTCCTTGAGTCGCTAAAAAGAGCAATTGGGACACCAAACGGTCTTGTCATCTCATCTGACATGCAAAAAGGGTTAGAAGTAGCTATTATGCATGTTTATCCTAATGTTGAGCATAGAGAATGCATAAGGCACTTGTATAGCAACTTTAAGAAACATTTTCGTGGTGACTTCTTCTACTCTAACTTCTTCTACTCTAACCTATGGGGTGCTGCATTAACATACCATTCCAGTGAGCATGATAGATTTATGAAACAAATTGCTGGTTTGCGTGAAAATGCGATTACATATC includes the following:
- the LOC122585682 gene encoding protein FAR-RED ELONGATED HYPOCOTYL 3-like: MNNDVDMAESYKPRWENMAESPIIEQVPSKYKLKLKYGGYFRPAKNSCRKIYCFGSQKCICIDTCSYNLNQLQDEISRLYISKSNPVFSTVFVDKNATRQSFIDLIPMTTSCAQDKVVETNDEDESDYCPSEESYHNHLSSDGEGAMLNYEGETNSFNQKCPTIKVNSKFTNAVAFKRALNHHAITNEYDYFIVKSDPTRFIARCRNMECDWRIHASTMQDEITFEVKTMVEAHSCTRSNKGGNNRATQGWVAVFRGKEQAYTDIYGKWEDSFIKMDDFKAELLNKNLGSVVEIDFEKKGDKKHFKRFFISLAACSKGFLAGCRPYIGLDACHLKGKYNGVLAAATGIDGNNSIFPIAYSVLESENTASWTWFLESLKRAIGTPNGLVISSDMQKGLEVAIMHVYPNVEHRECIRHLYSNFKKHFRGDFFYSNFFYSNLWGAALTYHSSEHDRFMKQIAGLRENAITYLTQNHNKIWSRSKFGTISKCDYITNNIFEAFNSWIEKLRYKPVLDLVDSIREKMIKRFDKKRRIVKKWNGTLVPKAKSYLNQISKNLGEYKVSRTSDTQAEVTYKTKRYEVNLLERKCSCRVWQVKGLPCVHAATLIAFTRDSDWDKYVDPYFSIEKFKEAYALDFGTISGKDQWVHIDTEEKIYPPIIKRPPGRLKKNRIVSRNEPKRRSHKCPRCGRFGHREKTCNNASSQSSDQYETSEAHNNKRRRGKKRKAHENGAD
- the LOC122585663 gene encoding disease resistance protein RUN1-like, which gives rise to MKLGKNLVCIASDLGKNWVKFGSCELESFDWRMNWIIIPNTSIGSWKYDVFIRFRGEDTRKTFVDHLYSAFQQHGILTYKDDVTLDRGDTISPSLLKAIETSKILVIIFSENYADSSWCLDELSHIVKCRDNEAGKQKGKYGEAFAKHEQSENSKSKVESWRKALVDASNIAGWEPKHVANGHEARCIQEIVGSILDKLS
- the LOC122585676 gene encoding disease resistance protein Roq1-like, with amino-acid sequence MEYRLEQLKLQLKIGLGGVRMVGIWGLGGGGKTTLATTFYKKFSLNYDGCCFLENIWEETQNHGLKRLQAKILSTIFGKKMQVGSVELGKDKIKQMLCNRKVLIILDDVDHLDQLKAFAGCRKWFGDGSRLIITTRDQHLLTFIDETEVSPLSLLSHEEAVSLFNKRAYNAKTLYKIMKCFCWKD